From Brienomyrus brachyistius isolate T26 unplaced genomic scaffold, BBRACH_0.4 scaffold42, whole genome shotgun sequence, one genomic window encodes:
- the LOC125722784 gene encoding uncharacterized protein LOC125722784, producing MEGTEAGISMMDMLNGGEENVCEVGVNVEEVKGGGGRSTGNAVEYVVSQRGRTWLEPIQEEELEEDEETDEELQEAEDTDAATVDNWQCMAAYVARIWLQTLQEDGPEENEEADVVFQQAEDADATTLVRFQCMVASEDRSQLLTIPEEGPEEEDETEVMKTDKTKEDADAAEKIYSEEEVSFHVNAEDLSEDDTEKSHKKKKKKMKWCFFCCPLPFRRSSKRQ from the coding sequence atggaggggacagaggctggtattagtatgatggatatgctaaatggaggtgaggagaatgtatgtgaggtgggagtgaatgtggaggaggttaagggaggaggagggagaagtacagggaatgctgtggagtaTGTAGTGTCACAaagaggcagaacttggctagaacccatccaggaggaagaacttgaggaagatgaagaaacagatgaggagcttcaggaagcagaagacactgatgctgccacagtggacaattggcagtgcatggcggcatatgtagccagaatatggctgcagactttacaggaagatggacctgaggaaaatgaagaagctgatgtggtattccagcaggcagaagatgctgatgctaccacactggtcaggtttcagtgtatggtggcatctgaagacagatcacagctactgactataccagaagaaggacctgaggaagaggacgagactgaagtgatgaagacagataaaacaaaagaagatgctgatgctgccgagaagatctacagtgaagaagaagtatcattccatgtgaatgccgaagatctttctgaagatgatactgagaagagccacaagaagaagaagaagaagatgaagtggtgcttcttctgctgtcccctgcccttcagaagaagtagcaagaggcagtaa